The nucleotide window ATGACAACAGCGCAGTCGAGCGCTTTGCTAACATGAATGTTAatgataatttaaatttatcaaTGGACGAAGATGAAGAAATGGAAGAAGATGATGATAACGATAATGAAAATGATACCGATGAAACTAGTCCCAATGAGCTGaagcaaaaaattgtagaaaaagaTGCTTTGAAAAATCAGTTGAGGACAATGCAGGAGGCTTTAGTTGAAATGCAAGAAAAATATGTGCGTTTGTGCTCGCGAATGGATCgggatcaaaatgatgacaccGGTAGTGACGTTGAAgaaaatttaccggaaaaaGCTCAAGTGACCCCCTCGTCGACCCCCGTCAAAGAACCCACGACCCCCCGTGCATCCACCCCCGTCTCGCAGCCAGTCATCCCTCCAGCCATGTCAAAAATGATTTCCAAATTGCAGCATCCCAAAAACCCATACCTCCCCCCTCACCTCCCAGTGGCCCCGAATTTTAACAATGGTGCTCTCTCCATGATCCAGCAACAAGTCTTGCAGGAACACAACTCGTCCAACCTCGGTCAACACCACCATCTGCCTCACCACCCCGCTCTCAGCAACACCGCAGCTATGTACCTAGGAGTTAGTCATAAACTGTTCATGGAACAAGAGGCCAGGATGGCCAAAGAGGCCGCCATGGCTGCCGAGCAACAGCATTTACACCAGCAACAACAATTCATGAACCAACACCACCACCACTCCCACGCTCAGCAACATCAACATCACCAACAGCAACAACAGCAGGCGCAACAACACCAGCAACATCAGCAACAAAAACATCAGTCGAGTAACCAAGCGCAGTTATCACAGTCCGGCAACGCAGCGAACTCCCAAAAATCCCTAGCCGAAAACCAACCCAACGATTTTTCAGAGAGGTTATCCATGCTGAGGTCGAGCGTGATGGGTTCATCCGCGAATCACGATCTAGAGGGTCTAGCCGATGTCCTGAAATCGGAAATCACTTCTTCGTTATCGCATCTGATCGATTCGATAATGAGCCGGTTCATGCAGCAGAGGCGGTACCTGGGCAAGCTCCCCGAGTCTGCATCCGCGGCCAGCGCCGAGCAACTCAACAAGGATCTCCTCCTGGCATCGCAGCTATTGGACCGAAAAACTCCTCGCACGAAAGTGATCGATAGAGGCAATGCGGGCGCCGTCAGCGACCGACCTAACGGCAACGGCCCGAGCAACGTCAACAACCCGCTCGTCGGCCTCCCCCAAAAGATCAACGGAAGTAATTTCTCATCGATGAACCCCGGACACCAGAACAATCCATCAAGCATGGCCAGCAGCAACGCCAACTCAATCAGCACACCAACCACGGTCAATTCAAACGTCTCGTCTAGCAACCCGGAAAACAATCTCAACACGATAAACCTACCCCACGTGAAAGCATCACCCACCGCGCCGATGTTCTCGACGCCGAAGCCGCCGCCGAACAACATCGGTGCCCTGTACAACATGTCATCGCTGGCGCCGTTCAACCTCTCGGAGAGCCGGGAGTCCCTCTCGGAGCAGAACGAGGCTCTGAGTTTAGTCGTCGGGCCTAAGAAGAAGCGACACAAGGTGACGGACACGCGGATCACCCCGCGGACGGTGAGTCGGATCCTGGCTCAAGACGGACCCGGGGGCAACGTCGAGATGCCCGGGAAGTTCAACAACCTCTTGGCGATGGTCCCGAGCGGTTCGGAATCGCCCCCAGCCCCGTCGCAGCAGAAGCGACCCTACCACGCGCCGCCACCCCCGATGCTCCCCGTGTCGCTCCCGACTTCGGTGGCCATCCCGAACCCAAGTCTGCACGAATCTCAGGTCTACTCGCCGTACAGTCCGTTCTACCACCAAAGCTCCCACATGCCGTCCTCTAGTCCGCCGGGAATGGAACTCCGGGATTCGCCGCCGCTCCCGCACCCGCCCTCGCTCCTCCACCCGGCCCTCCTGGCCGCGGCCCAGCACGGAGGATCGCCCGACTACGGGAACATGCGGTCCAGCTCGACCCTCGGAGGAGCCGACAGCATGGACCGGGGATCAGACTGCGCCTCTGCCGATGGAATGACGCCTACTATATCCTTTTCAGACAAAAACTTAAATCGTaagattttttcacaaaaaactttatttgcatgctcacactggaaaaaacacacattggatctagagtccagactcttgaaaacgttgacaagaaaaaatactcttgatccaatcggatttaagcttaaatcaagaaccaagtctattaatttgagtggatttccttttgatttaagcttaaatctgcttcaatcaagagtcctttttcttgtcaatgttttcaagagtctggactctagaaccaatgtgttttttttttttttccagtgcagtaacTCAAGTAAGTCAGTTGCACGTATCACAGAATCGTCTTTGAGTGACCAAATGTTTAAATTCAGTAAAACACAATAACATCTGCTTGAACGTCAACTTTCAATACAGCTCTTTGGGGTTCCTGTGAAATAcgtgatggatgacgtcatccggcaTGTTTCGGgtgtgcactgagaaaaaaaatgtacgtATTTCATACTGATCACGGAAATTTTTCGGTTCAGATAACCGAAAGACTTCGGTGCTAAACATGAACAGATTTTCAATATCTGTAacaaacttttttctcagttagAGGTGTTGAACTCGAAAACTTGGCCTTCAAACAGATGTCATTGCTTTTTGCTCCTTTGCCAATTTCAATCATGAAAACACAACTCTGTGACATGCACAACGGACCATTaatagagagagaaagagagcaATTTACAtttccaaaagagaaaaaaaaatagttgaaattgattttaaatagatttggCGGCAAAATTTGCCTTTGGCGAGTAAAGAATCATGAGTCAAATTTTAGTCCAAGTATTTATTTCGAAATTGATCAGTGCCATCTAGATCAATACATATAATTTCAATCTTAAGaccttcattttcaaaaataa belongs to Bemisia tabaci chromosome 6, PGI_BMITA_v3 and includes:
- the LOC109042749 gene encoding homeobox protein prospero isoform X3 produces the protein MFHDPEISPHQWSPHGCVEGPPSAAAADQSQAEAQMMSSEEENDSFGLLKNKKRARQRVDAGEPRNSYSSIPNFSSRPSFLNSNLYSAFFSQNPQHFGLFNQGCAPAKMLNELFARQVKTASEADGSTMMTMDTGNTDVNVGVNFDCLGQTPAIHRGLDVNSSPPPGDVASYHKLRDILQGRKKDILALEQEFHSVNNSAQDRNSPDNNNTITNNNNNNNELKNGLTNGSGVSDNSAVYKNVKSEINLEEQSGDEDATGDEEMNEVGDDIKSELLVENLNGHASDSERGTPSPVSDSPKDDNDDSNRDPSAPKTEQIELKRARVENIVSSMRSSPSLITQVKGCNKRKLYHPQQHDNSAVERFANMNVNDNLNLSMDEDEEMEEDDDNDNENDTDETSPNELKQKIVEKDALKNQLRTMQEALVEMQEKYVRLCSRMDRDQNDDTGSDVEENLPEKAQVTPSSTPVKEPTTPRASTPVSQPVIPPAMSKMISKLQHPKNPYLPPHLPVAPNFNNGALSMIQQQVLQEHNSSNLGQHHHLPHHPALSNTAAMYLGVSHKLFMEQEARMAKEAAMAAEQQHLHQQQQFMNQHHHHSHAQQHQHHQQQQQQAQQHQQHQQQKHQSSNQAQLSQSGNAANSQKSLAENQPNDFSERLSMLRSSVMGSSANHDLEGLADVLKSEITSSLSHLIDSIMSRFMQQRRYLGKLPESASAASAEQLNKDLLLASQLLDRKTPRTKVIDRGNAGAVSDRPNGNGPSNVNNPLVGLPQKINGSNFSSMNPGHQNNPSSMASSNANSISTPTTVNSNVSSSNPENNLNTINLPHVKASPTAPMFSTPKPPPNNIGALYNMSSLAPFNLSESRESLSEQNEALSLVVGPKKKRHKVTDTRITPRTVSRILAQDGPGGNVEMPGKFNNLLAMVPSGSESPPAPSQQKRPYHAPPPPMLPVSLPTSVAIPNPSLHESQVYSPYSPFYHQSSHMPSSSPPGMELRDSPPLPHPPSLLHPALLAAAQHGGSPDYGNMRSSSTLGGADSMDRGSDCASADGMTPTSATLTPMHLRKAKLMFFWVRYPSSAVLKMYFPDIKFNKNNTAQLVKWFSNFREFYYIQMEKYARQAVSEGVKNADDLHVSGDCEIYRVLNLHYNRNNHIEVWGLQVPQNFRYVVEQTLREFFKAIQTGKDSEQSWKKAIYKIISRLDDPVPDYFKTPNFLEQLE
- the LOC109042749 gene encoding homeobox protein prospero isoform X4, whose product is MFHDPEISPHQWSPHGCVEGPPSAAAADQSQAEAQMMSSEEENDSFGLLKNKKRARQRVDAGEPRNSYSSIPNFSSRPSFLNSNLYSAFFSQNPQHFGLFNQGCAPAKMLNELFARQVKTASEADGSTMMTMDTGNTDVNVGVNFDCLGQTPAIHRGLDVNSSPPPGDVASYHKLRDILQGRKKDILALEQEFHSVNNSAQDRNSPDNNNTITNNNNNNNELKNGLTNGSGVSDNSAVYKNVKSEINLEEQSGDEDATGDEEMNEVGDDIKSELLVENLNGHASDSERGTPSPVSDSPKDDNDDSNRDPSAPKTEQIELKRARVENIVSSMRSSPSLITQVKGCNKRKLYHPQQHDNSAVERFANMNVNDNLNLSMDEDEEMEEDDDNDNENDTDETSPNELKQKIVEKDALKNQLRTMQEALVEMQEKYVRLCSRMDRDQNDDTGSDVEENLPEKAQVTPSSTPVKEPTTPRASTPVSQPVIPPAMSKMISKLQHPKNPYLPPHLPVAPNFNNGALSMIQQQVLQEHNSSNLGQHHHLPHHPALSNTAAMYLGVSHKLFMEQEARMAKEAAMAAEQQHLHQQQQFMNQHHHHSHAQQHQHHQQQQQQAQQHQQHQQQKHQSSNQAQLSQSGNAANSQKSLAENQPNDFSERLSMLRSSVMGSSANHDLEGLADVLKSEITSSLSHLIDSIMSRFMQQRRYLGKLPESASAASAEQLNKDLLLASQLLDRKTPRTKVIDRGNAGAVSDRPNGNGPSNVNNPLVGLPQKINGSNFSSMNPGHQNNPSSMASSNANSISTPTTVNSNVSSSNPENNLNTINLPHVKASPTAPMFSTPKPPPNNIGALYNMSSLAPFNLSESRESLSEQNEALSLVVGPKKKRHKVTDTRITPRTVSRILAQDGPGGNVEMPGKFNNLLAMVPSGSESPPAPSQQKRPYHAPPPPMLPVSLPTSVAIPNPSLHESQVYSPYSPFYHQSSHMPSSSPPGMELRDSPPLPHPPSLLHPALLAAAQHGGSPDYGNMRSSSTLGGADSMDRGSDCASADGMTPTSATLTPMHLRKAKLMFFWVRYPSSAVLKMYFPDIKFNKNNTAQLVKWFSNFREFYYIQMEKYARQAVSEGVKNADDLHVSGDCEIYRVLNLHYNRNNHIEVPQNFRYVVEQTLREFFKAIQTGKDSEQSWKKAIYKIISRLDDPVPDYFKTPNFLEQLE
- the LOC109042749 gene encoding homeobox protein prospero isoform X1, with the translated sequence MFHDPEISPHQWSPHGCVEGPPSAAAADQSQAEAQMMSSEEENDSFGLLKNKKRARQRVDAGEPRNSYSSIPNFSSRPSFLNSNLYSAFFSQNPQHFGLFNQGCAPAKMLNELFARQVKTASEADGSTMMTMDTGNTDVNVGVNFDCLGQTPAIHRGLDVNSSPPPGDVASYHKLRDILQGRKKDILALEQEFHSVNNSAQDRNSPDNNNTITNNNNNNNELKNGLTNGSGVSDNSAVYKNVKSEINLEEQSGDEDATGDEEMNEVGDDIKSELLVENLNGHASDSERGTPSPVSDSPKDDNDDSNRDPSAPKTEQIELKRARVENIVSSMRSSPSLITQVKGCNKRKLYHPQQHDNSAVERFANMNVNDNLNLSMDEDEEMEEDDDNDNENDTDETSPNELKQKIVEKDALKNQLRTMQEALVEMQEKYVRLCSRMDRDQNDDTGSDVEENLPEKAQVTPSSTPVKEPTTPRASTPVSQPVIPPAMSKMISKLQHPKNPYLPPHLPVAPNFNNGALSMIQQQVLQEHNSSNLGQHHHLPHHPALSNTAAMYLGVSHKLFMEQEARMAKEAAMAAEQQHLHQQQQFMNQHHHHSHAQQHQHHQQQQQQAQQHQQHQQQKHQSSNQAQLSQSGNAANSQKSLAENQPNDFSERLSMLRSSVMGSSANHDLEGLADVLKSEITSSLSHLIDSIMSRFMQQRRYLGKLPESASAASAEQLNKDLLLASQLLDRKTPRTKVIDRGNAGAVSDRPNGNGPSNVNNPLVGLPQKINGSNFSSMNPGHQNNPSSMASSNANSISTPTTVNSNVSSSNPENNLNTINLPHVKASPTAPMFSTPKPPPNNIGALYNMSSLAPFNLSESRESLSEQNEALSLVVGPKKKRHKVTDTRITPRTVSRILAQDGPGGNVEMPGKFNNLLAMVPSGSESPPAPSQQKRPYHAPPPPMLPVSLPTSVAIPNPSLHESQVYSPYSPFYHQSSHMPSSSPPGMELRDSPPLPHPPSLLHPALLAAAQHGGSPDYGNMRSSSTLGGADSMDRGSDCASADGMTPTISFSDKNLNHYSATLTPMHLRKAKLMFFWVRYPSSAVLKMYFPDIKFNKNNTAQLVKWFSNFREFYYIQMEKYARQAVSEGVKNADDLHVSGDCEIYRVLNLHYNRNNHIEVWGLQVPQNFRYVVEQTLREFFKAIQTGKDSEQSWKKAIYKIISRLDDPVPDYFKTPNFLEQLE
- the LOC109042749 gene encoding homeobox protein prospero isoform X2 — protein: MFHDPEISPHQWSPHGCVEGPPSAAAADQSQAEAQMMSSEEENDSFGLLKNKKRARQRVDAGEPRNSYSSIPNFSSRPSFLNSNLYSAFFSQNPQHFGLFNQGCAPAKMLNELFARQVKTASEADGSTMMTMDTGNTDVNVGVNFDCLGQTPAIHRGLDVNSSPPPGDVASYHKLRDILQGRKKDILALEQEFHSVNNSAQDRNSPDNNNTITNNNNNNNELKNGLTNGSGVSDNSAVYKNVKSEINLEEQSGDEDATGDEEMNEVGDDIKSELLVENLNGHASDSERGTPSPVSDSPKDDNDDSNRDPSAPKTEQIELKRARVENIVSSMRSSPSLITQVKGCNKRKLYHPQQHDNSAVERFANMNVNDNLNLSMDEDEEMEEDDDNDNENDTDETSPNELKQKIVEKDALKNQLRTMQEALVEMQEKYVRLCSRMDRDQNDDTGSDVEENLPEKAQVTPSSTPVKEPTTPRASTPVSQPVIPPAMSKMISKLQHPKNPYLPPHLPVAPNFNNGALSMIQQQVLQEHNSSNLGQHHHLPHHPALSNTAAMYLGVSHKLFMEQEARMAKEAAMAAEQQHLHQQQQFMNQHHHHSHAQQHQHHQQQQQQAQQHQQHQQQKHQSSNQAQLSQSGNAANSQKSLAENQPNDFSERLSMLRSSVMGSSANHDLEGLADVLKSEITSSLSHLIDSIMSRFMQQRRYLGKLPESASAASAEQLNKDLLLASQLLDRKTPRTKVIDRGNAGAVSDRPNGNGPSNVNNPLVGLPQKINGSNFSSMNPGHQNNPSSMASSNANSISTPTTVNSNVSSSNPENNLNTINLPHVKASPTAPMFSTPKPPPNNIGALYNMSSLAPFNLSESRESLSEQNEALSLVVGPKKKRHKVTDTRITPRTVSRILAQDGPGGNVEMPGKFNNLLAMVPSGSESPPAPSQQKRPYHAPPPPMLPVSLPTSVAIPNPSLHESQVYSPYSPFYHQSSHMPSSSPPGMELRDSPPLPHPPSLLHPALLAAAQHGGSPDYGNMRSSSTLGGADSMDRGSDCASADGMTPTISFSDKNLNHYSATLTPMHLRKAKLMFFWVRYPSSAVLKMYFPDIKFNKNNTAQLVKWFSNFREFYYIQMEKYARQAVSEGVKNADDLHVSGDCEIYRVLNLHYNRNNHIEVPQNFRYVVEQTLREFFKAIQTGKDSEQSWKKAIYKIISRLDDPVPDYFKTPNFLEQLE
- the LOC109042749 gene encoding homeobox protein prospero isoform X5, producing the protein MMSSEEENDSFGLLKNKKRARQRVDAGEPRNSYSSIPNFSSRPSFLNSNLYSAFFSQNPQHFGLFNQGCAPAKMLNELFARQVKTASEADGSTMMTMDTGNTDVNVGVNFDCLGQTPAIHRGLDVNSSPPPGDVASYHKLRDILQGRKKDILALEQEFHSVNNSAQDRNSPDNNNTITNNNNNNNELKNGLTNGSGVSDNSAVYKNVKSEINLEEQSGDEDATGDEEMNEVGDDIKSELLVENLNGHASDSERGTPSPVSDSPKDDNDDSNRDPSAPKTEQIELKRARVENIVSSMRSSPSLITQVKGCNKRKLYHPQQHDNSAVERFANMNVNDNLNLSMDEDEEMEEDDDNDNENDTDETSPNELKQKIVEKDALKNQLRTMQEALVEMQEKYVRLCSRMDRDQNDDTGSDVEENLPEKAQVTPSSTPVKEPTTPRASTPVSQPVIPPAMSKMISKLQHPKNPYLPPHLPVAPNFNNGALSMIQQQVLQEHNSSNLGQHHHLPHHPALSNTAAMYLGVSHKLFMEQEARMAKEAAMAAEQQHLHQQQQFMNQHHHHSHAQQHQHHQQQQQQAQQHQQHQQQKHQSSNQAQLSQSGNAANSQKSLAENQPNDFSERLSMLRSSVMGSSANHDLEGLADVLKSEITSSLSHLIDSIMSRFMQQRRYLGKLPESASAASAEQLNKDLLLASQLLDRKTPRTKVIDRGNAGAVSDRPNGNGPSNVNNPLVGLPQKINGSNFSSMNPGHQNNPSSMASSNANSISTPTTVNSNVSSSNPENNLNTINLPHVKASPTAPMFSTPKPPPNNIGALYNMSSLAPFNLSESRESLSEQNEALSLVVGPKKKRHKVTDTRITPRTVSRILAQDGPGGNVEMPGKFNNLLAMVPSGSESPPAPSQQKRPYHAPPPPMLPVSLPTSVAIPNPSLHESQVYSPYSPFYHQSSHMPSSSPPGMELRDSPPLPHPPSLLHPALLAAAQHGGSPDYGNMRSSSTLGGADSMDRGSDCASADGMTPTISFSDKNLNHYSATLTPMHLRKAKLMFFWVRYPSSAVLKMYFPDIKFNKNNTAQLVKWFSNFREFYYIQMEKYARQAVSEGVKNADDLHVSGDCEIYRVLNLHYNRNNHIEVWGLQVPQNFRYVVEQTLREFFKAIQTGKDSEQSWKKAIYKIISRLDDPVPDYFKTPNFLEQLE